The following proteins are co-located in the Flammeovirga kamogawensis genome:
- a CDS encoding cytidine/deoxycytidylate deaminase family protein, whose amino-acid sequence MCKTTEKPELNFDTPLFNYDELEQQLNDYEANPEGYKHDGPSIISVRQGIRAGRAGSVAVGGCLLHHDQVISENMSKANAPYHRLDLHAEMVLLNELEDRLCDNKTPKMRDYTLFTSQEPCPMCLARICCSQVGKTYYVYRDAKSIEAGDQTNYERLPEGFKLLGSRLVIEEADCSPKLKEIARQVWLNSIDHCVDEWLERY is encoded by the coding sequence ATGTGTAAAACTACAGAAAAGCCAGAATTAAATTTTGATACTCCACTCTTTAATTATGATGAGTTGGAGCAGCAGTTAAATGATTATGAGGCAAACCCTGAAGGTTATAAACATGATGGTCCTTCTATTATTTCTGTTCGACAAGGAATTAGAGCAGGAAGAGCAGGAAGCGTTGCAGTAGGTGGTTGCCTTTTACATCATGATCAAGTGATTTCTGAAAATATGTCTAAGGCAAATGCTCCTTATCACCGTTTAGATCTTCATGCAGAAATGGTTCTTTTGAATGAGTTGGAGGATAGACTTTGTGACAATAAGACTCCAAAGATGAGAGATTATACTCTTTTTACATCTCAAGAGCCTTGCCCAATGTGTTTAGCAAGAATCTGTTGTAGTCAGGTTGGTAAAACATATTATGTCTACAGAGATGCAAAAAGTATTGAAGCTGGAGATCAAACAAATTATGAAAGATTACCCGAAGGTTTTAAATTATTAGGATCTAGGTTAGTTATTGAGGAAGCTGATTGTTCTCCAAAGCTAAAAGAAATTGCTCGTCAGGTATGGTTAAATTCTATTGATCACTGTGTTGATGAATGGTTAGAAAGATATTAA
- a CDS encoding SDR family NAD(P)-dependent oxidoreductase has product MANFFSLAGQVAVITGGTSGIGLKSAERFIEAGAKVVISGRKDGTEIAEKIGATFVQCDVGNPESVQNMMKTTVDTYGKIDIIVNNAGANFGYETIMDTDLENFDKNFGINTKGVVHGIKYGVPLMNDGGRIVNVASAAAVQGVAYLAPYVASKWAVVGITKTAAIELGDRRIRVNVIAPTSVNTPMANTEDGQPQLRMEHKAVPLGRIAEPEEVASLIHFLSAKDCDFVNGQVIGVDGGFTAGFSMDAYNTLAAE; this is encoded by the coding sequence ATGGCAAATTTCTTTTCATTAGCAGGACAAGTTGCAGTTATTACTGGTGGTACTTCAGGCATAGGACTGAAGTCAGCGGAACGCTTTATTGAAGCGGGAGCTAAAGTAGTAATCTCTGGTCGTAAAGATGGTACTGAGATCGCTGAGAAAATCGGAGCTACTTTCGTACAGTGTGATGTTGGTAATCCTGAGTCTGTTCAAAATATGATGAAAACAACCGTAGATACTTATGGTAAAATAGATATCATCGTAAATAATGCAGGTGCAAATTTTGGTTATGAAACCATTATGGATACTGATTTAGAGAACTTTGACAAGAACTTTGGTATCAATACTAAAGGGGTTGTTCATGGTATTAAATATGGTGTGCCATTAATGAATGATGGTGGTCGTATTGTCAATGTAGCTTCAGCTGCAGCCGTTCAAGGTGTGGCTTATTTAGCCCCTTACGTGGCTAGTAAATGGGCTGTTGTGGGTATTACAAAAACGGCGGCTATCGAATTAGGTGATCGTAGAATAAGAGTAAATGTTATTGCTCCTACTTCAGTAAATACACCTATGGCCAACACAGAAGATGGTCAACCTCAATTACGTATGGAACACAAAGCAGTACCGTTAGGTCGTATTGCTGAGCCAGAAGAAGTTGCTTCATTAATCCATTTCTTATCTGCTAAAGATTGTGACTTTGTAAACGGTCAAGTAATTGGTGTTGATGGTGGTTTTACTGCTGGGTTCAGTATGGATGCTTACAATACGTTAGCAGCTGAGTAG
- a CDS encoding Ldh family oxidoreductase has translation MGAQGKTKSTNADFLRYALKRTWMAAGASEEHGNAVADALMLGIRQGKLNQGLGVYEAIDIMNQKGLLDINAEPEVVGEGDTWASIDGKRSSGYWTLTKMANMAIEKAKKHGIAIVFGHNHNDAGSFGAYTWMASKAGCVALTSNNSVPMCSPLGGMSNTISVPPLDGIGPAGEKPPVWMSTKLCEWYDADTAQAVLQGTKLKGDYVIDPETGGLSNDLAPYAQPIEGYGRVYNQSAFQQLSNPRVYMLNLFNELLSGIINPGATITPEVPSLGDIVDGTAEGTSVGGSYFICIDPSHFGPLGDVLAKSDRFAQAIEDSPARPGQRKPGMPGAKGYESIIKDEEIVEVLDSHWEPFFKTQAGRYGMTEESLRADWEAQRNK, from the coding sequence ATGGGAGCACAAGGGAAAACAAAATCGACAAATGCAGATTTCTTACGCTACGCTTTAAAAAGAACTTGGATGGCAGCAGGTGCATCAGAAGAGCACGGTAATGCAGTAGCAGATGCACTAATGTTGGGTATCCGACAAGGTAAATTAAACCAAGGTTTAGGTGTATACGAAGCAATTGATATCATGAATCAAAAAGGTTTGTTAGATATCAACGCAGAGCCAGAAGTTGTAGGTGAGGGAGATACTTGGGCATCAATCGATGGTAAACGTTCTTCTGGTTACTGGACATTGACTAAAATGGCGAACATGGCGATCGAAAAAGCGAAGAAGCATGGTATTGCTATCGTATTCGGTCATAATCATAATGATGCAGGTTCATTCGGTGCTTATACTTGGATGGCATCAAAAGCAGGTTGTGTAGCGTTAACTTCTAATAACTCGGTACCAATGTGTTCACCGCTAGGTGGTATGTCAAACACTATCTCAGTACCTCCATTAGATGGTATTGGTCCTGCAGGTGAGAAGCCTCCAGTATGGATGTCGACTAAACTTTGTGAGTGGTATGATGCAGATACAGCACAAGCTGTACTTCAAGGTACTAAACTGAAAGGTGATTATGTAATTGATCCTGAAACTGGTGGATTATCAAACGATTTGGCTCCATACGCTCAGCCAATCGAAGGTTATGGTCGTGTGTATAACCAATCGGCATTCCAACAACTTTCAAATCCAAGAGTATACATGTTGAACTTATTCAACGAATTACTTTCTGGTATCATTAACCCAGGTGCAACAATTACTCCTGAAGTACCTTCTTTAGGTGATATTGTAGATGGTACGGCTGAAGGTACATCTGTTGGTGGATCTTACTTTATCTGTATTGATCCTTCACACTTTGGTCCTTTAGGTGATGTGTTAGCAAAATCAGATCGTTTTGCACAAGCAATCGAAGATTCTCCAGCTCGTCCAGGTCAAAGAAAGCCAGGTATGCCAGGTGCTAAAGGTTATGAGTCAATCATCAAAGATGAAGAAATCGTTGAGGTATTAGATTCTCACTGGGAACCATTTTTTAAGACTCAAGCTGGTCGTTACGGCATGACTGAAGAAAGTTTAAGAGCTGATTGGGAAGCGCAAAGAAATAAATAA
- a CDS encoding CehA/McbA family metallohydrolase: MKRILLSLCWLLALPVLAHQPDNASGTFELDWHTSQIDKTIATGVFQTMGLRVDNDPSRAGVKEEGGKKILFGIALGFSIDDQFAFDIDQKIKVTVELDASNLTEFFYAYDRNGVVESVHRIEIAQGTKGFQTYEFVLDRARFANRGYSQTDFAISSGLDMSSKLLFIRDIKFELVGETAKRNASGKLQLNLIEKKSKERVAAQIGLYDASGRMPLPTESAIELQFFETMVRSVEIREELDQINWPNDNHYSMYVDGLYQANIPAGKYTLVVMKGPEYPILTKEIEIEADQDNNINITLDHVIDMPSKGWYSGDVHNHFSRRNSSVNTNQMAHARATDLHMHWLYALGNSVTTHFDQYAWGKDGQYKEKDYYIASGQEDPRTDFLGHVLAMGQNEFVRYPNDYFHYDKVSKEVHKQGGVFGVAHMDFAQFQQNIALAMLAPEDEVDFVEIFQYHSLNLNDWYAFLNLGFKLAAAAGSDWPYMSLPGSVRTYVKVDGEFTPDAWNKGLAEGKSFASNGPMVDFNINGNDIGSTVQVKKGETIQIKAKGYIVPSWDLLKYASIIVNGDVVKEVKLEKGQKEIEIDLELPMNESAWIAVKVHGEKAHDIVFQSDFTKRIQAHTSPIYIEVDGQPTWSKEKAPEIIDRLIERMEVVKEMKYQRNDNEAWESPDRTAEMLEAFRPYLRTWIDQTSEFYEKRKKEIVTPSK; this comes from the coding sequence ATGAAAAGAATACTACTAAGTTTATGTTGGCTTCTAGCTTTGCCTGTTTTAGCTCATCAACCTGATAATGCATCTGGTACTTTTGAGTTAGATTGGCATACTAGTCAGATTGATAAAACCATTGCTACAGGCGTTTTTCAGACGATGGGATTACGTGTGGATAATGATCCATCTAGAGCAGGGGTGAAAGAAGAAGGAGGAAAAAAGATACTTTTTGGGATCGCCTTAGGGTTTAGTATTGACGATCAGTTTGCTTTTGATATTGATCAGAAAATAAAAGTGACCGTAGAATTAGATGCGAGTAACTTGACAGAGTTTTTCTACGCTTACGATAGAAATGGAGTAGTAGAATCTGTGCATAGAATAGAAATAGCGCAAGGAACAAAAGGGTTTCAAACCTATGAATTTGTTTTAGATAGAGCTCGATTTGCAAATAGAGGCTACAGTCAAACGGACTTTGCAATTTCTAGTGGTTTAGATATGTCGAGTAAGCTACTTTTTATTAGAGACATTAAATTTGAATTAGTAGGTGAAACTGCGAAAAGAAATGCTTCAGGAAAATTACAATTAAACCTAATTGAAAAGAAATCGAAAGAGCGTGTAGCAGCACAAATTGGATTGTATGATGCTTCGGGTAGAATGCCTCTTCCAACAGAAAGTGCTATTGAGTTACAGTTCTTTGAAACTATGGTTCGTTCGGTAGAAATACGAGAGGAGTTAGATCAAATTAATTGGCCTAATGATAACCATTACTCTATGTATGTAGATGGTTTATACCAAGCCAATATACCTGCAGGGAAATATACATTAGTAGTAATGAAAGGCCCTGAATACCCAATTCTCACAAAAGAAATTGAGATCGAAGCAGACCAAGATAACAATATCAATATCACTTTGGATCATGTTATTGATATGCCTTCTAAAGGTTGGTATTCTGGAGATGTTCATAATCACTTTTCTCGTAGAAACTCATCTGTAAATACTAATCAAATGGCCCATGCGAGAGCAACAGATTTACACATGCATTGGTTGTATGCTTTAGGTAATTCAGTAACGACACACTTCGATCAATATGCTTGGGGTAAAGATGGTCAGTATAAAGAAAAAGATTATTACATCGCATCAGGTCAAGAAGATCCAAGAACGGACTTTTTGGGGCATGTTTTAGCAATGGGACAGAATGAGTTTGTACGTTACCCTAATGATTATTTTCATTATGATAAAGTATCAAAAGAGGTACATAAACAAGGTGGAGTTTTTGGCGTAGCACATATGGATTTTGCTCAATTTCAACAAAATATTGCATTGGCAATGTTGGCTCCAGAAGATGAAGTGGACTTTGTCGAAATTTTCCAATATCATTCTTTAAACCTAAACGATTGGTATGCATTTTTAAACTTAGGTTTCAAATTAGCTGCAGCAGCAGGATCAGATTGGCCTTATATGTCTTTACCAGGATCGGTGAGAACGTATGTAAAAGTGGATGGAGAATTTACACCTGATGCTTGGAATAAAGGTTTGGCAGAAGGGAAATCATTTGCATCAAACGGTCCAATGGTTGATTTTAACATTAATGGAAATGATATAGGGTCAACTGTACAAGTGAAAAAAGGAGAAACGATTCAGATTAAAGCAAAAGGGTATATAGTTCCTAGCTGGGATCTTTTAAAATACGCTAGCATTATTGTAAATGGTGATGTAGTGAAAGAAGTCAAACTAGAAAAAGGACAAAAAGAAATTGAAATTGATTTGGAATTACCAATGAATGAAAGTGCTTGGATAGCAGTAAAAGTTCATGGTGAAAAAGCACATGATATTGTGTTCCAAAGTGATTTTACAAAAAGAATACAAGCACATACTTCACCGATTTATATAGAGGTAGATGGTCAGCCAACTTGGTCAAAAGAGAAAGCTCCAGAAATTATAGATCGATTAATAGAAAGAATGGAAGTGGTAAAAGAAATGAAATATCAACGCAACGATAATGAGGCTTGGGAAAGTCCAGATCGTACAGCAGAGATGTTAGAAGCTTTTCGTCCCTACTTAAGAACTTGGATAGATCAAACTTCTGAGTTTTACGAAAAAAGAAAAAAAGAAATTGTGACACCATCAAAATAA
- a CDS encoding SDR family NAD(P)-dependent oxidoreductase — protein sequence MQLLENKVALVTGATKTKGLGRAIAEKLAELGAKVVLTGRNSSKEGMEANVADIKAKGGEAMGVLVDVSDAAQVDSAIQQVLDAYGSLDIVVNNAGVGFGSALLDENTDKDWDANYAVNVKGALAVCKGAIPAMEKSGGGAIVNVASTAGIAAGMGMPYPYVATKHALVGATKVLAIEQAPKGIRANVVAPGAINTDMLQEAYKAIAEAEGCSVEEAAAKENAGIPLGRPAEPSEIAEAIVYLASPAASYITGIVLPVHGGMAPGL from the coding sequence ATGCAACTTCTAGAAAATAAAGTAGCTCTTGTAACTGGAGCAACAAAAACAAAAGGTTTAGGTAGAGCAATTGCTGAGAAATTAGCAGAGCTTGGAGCTAAAGTGGTTTTAACAGGCCGTAATAGCTCTAAAGAAGGGATGGAAGCAAATGTTGCTGATATTAAAGCCAAAGGTGGTGAAGCAATGGGTGTATTAGTTGATGTTTCTGATGCAGCACAAGTTGATTCAGCAATCCAACAAGTACTTGATGCTTACGGTTCTTTAGATATCGTAGTAAACAATGCAGGTGTAGGTTTTGGATCTGCTTTATTAGATGAAAATACAGATAAAGATTGGGATGCAAACTATGCTGTAAATGTAAAAGGTGCATTAGCAGTTTGTAAAGGTGCTATTCCTGCTATGGAAAAATCTGGTGGAGGAGCGATCGTAAATGTTGCTTCAACTGCTGGTATAGCTGCAGGTATGGGCATGCCTTATCCTTACGTTGCTACTAAACATGCATTAGTAGGTGCTACTAAGGTATTGGCAATCGAGCAAGCGCCAAAAGGTATTCGTGCAAATGTTGTAGCTCCTGGTGCTATCAATACTGATATGTTACAAGAAGCATACAAAGCAATTGCAGAAGCAGAAGGTTGTTCTGTTGAAGAAGCAGCTGCAAAAGAAAATGCAGGTATTCCTTTGGGTCGCCCAGCAGAGCCAAGTGAAATTGCAGAAGCAATTGTTTACTTAGCTTCTCCAGCCGCAAGTTATATCACAGGTATTGTATTGCCGGTTCACGGTGGTATGGCACCAGGTTTATAG
- a CDS encoding arginase family protein, producing the protein MKKDIKKYPALDKEKLAKYKDLYENSRSTDGIHPDVVNHLTRVKTMGGGKGIEFLSNLNKDYLGAFMAPFSQDLENADIAVVGLPLEKSAPMNASHKYGPKVLRELSKNFMGTTEPWVDGKFDIPFDWANIVDYGTIDTYGQFDLSSEVETCLSHFDDIVVKNKCSTFSWGGDHTISYIPIAKLAEVHGPLSVIHFDAHFDLVTYADFPYPYHSGAMFTRNMAEGHIDADRMITMGIRGRMTGLVGGHADNFGVKYLTADECRRTDPKVMAQQIIDRVGDGPTYLTFDLDALDPIYNSASSAVEPFGLDLNWCWDVLREVRLSGKVNLVGADVAEYAPQNDPAKTFGYCAAGLSWKLLIWLAECAKRRNGGVDNPTVWDMSLGNVTL; encoded by the coding sequence ATGAAAAAAGATATTAAAAAGTACCCTGCGTTAGACAAAGAAAAATTAGCGAAGTACAAAGATCTATATGAAAACTCTAGAAGTACAGATGGAATTCATCCAGATGTGGTAAACCATTTAACTAGAGTAAAAACAATGGGAGGAGGAAAAGGTATTGAATTCCTTTCTAACCTTAATAAAGATTATTTAGGTGCTTTTATGGCTCCTTTCTCTCAAGATTTAGAGAATGCTGATATTGCCGTTGTAGGACTTCCTTTAGAAAAGTCTGCTCCAATGAATGCTTCTCATAAATATGGCCCTAAAGTATTGCGTGAACTTTCTAAGAATTTCATGGGTACTACTGAACCTTGGGTAGACGGCAAATTTGATATTCCATTTGATTGGGCAAATATTGTAGACTATGGTACAATTGATACTTATGGTCAGTTTGATCTTTCTTCTGAGGTAGAAACGTGTTTATCTCACTTCGATGATATTGTTGTTAAGAATAAGTGTTCTACTTTCTCTTGGGGTGGAGATCATACCATCTCATATATTCCAATTGCAAAATTAGCAGAGGTACATGGTCCGTTAAGCGTAATTCACTTTGATGCTCACTTTGATTTAGTGACGTATGCAGATTTCCCTTATCCATACCATTCAGGTGCAATGTTTACACGTAATATGGCAGAAGGTCATATTGATGCTGATAGAATGATTACAATGGGTATTCGTGGTAGAATGACTGGTCTTGTTGGTGGACATGCAGATAACTTTGGTGTGAAATATTTAACGGCTGATGAGTGTCGTAGAACAGATCCTAAAGTGATGGCTCAACAAATTATTGATCGTGTTGGAGATGGTCCTACGTACTTAACGTTTGATTTAGATGCACTAGATCCAATTTATAATTCAGCTTCTTCTGCTGTAGAACCATTTGGTTTAGATTTAAACTGGTGTTGGGATGTATTAAGAGAGGTACGTTTATCTGGAAAGGTAAATCTTGTAGGTGCTGATGTAGCAGAATATGCTCCTCAAAATGACCCTGCAAAAACTTTTGGTTACTGTGCAGCTGGCTTAAGCTGGAAATTATTAATCTGGTTAGCTGAATGTGCTAAAAGACGTAACGGAGGAGTAGATAACCCTACTGTTTGGGATATGTCTCTTGGTAACGTGACACTTTAA
- a CDS encoding SDR family NAD(P)-dependent oxidoreductase: protein MLADVQSNVVEKAEELQKQDIDAYPFQFDLADTSTFQPLVEFISKEFRKLDALINNAAMLVDMGKHPSDLSEELFRKVMEVNYIGPFLLTQKLVPLLKKSEAGRIVNLSNQVAQLKQLSDMNSPLREDICSAYQSSKIGVNAMTVLYAKELEEFGIKVNSCCPGWVDSAMNTEELPDYGEGARPKTLSEGADTSVWLATLSEDGPTAGFYTDRERIDW from the coding sequence ATTTTAGCTGATGTTCAAAGTAATGTTGTAGAGAAAGCAGAAGAACTTCAAAAGCAAGACATTGATGCATACCCTTTTCAATTTGATTTAGCAGATACTTCTACTTTTCAACCTTTAGTTGAATTTATTTCTAAAGAATTCAGAAAGTTAGATGCTTTGATCAATAATGCTGCAATGCTTGTAGATATGGGGAAACATCCTTCAGATTTATCAGAAGAGCTTTTTAGAAAAGTAATGGAAGTAAATTATATAGGTCCTTTCCTATTAACACAAAAATTAGTTCCATTGTTAAAGAAAAGTGAAGCGGGACGAATTGTCAATTTATCTAATCAGGTAGCACAGTTAAAACAACTTTCAGATATGAATTCACCTTTGAGGGAAGATATATGTTCCGCTTATCAAAGTTCAAAAATTGGTGTAAATGCCATGACTGTACTTTATGCTAAGGAATTAGAAGAGTTCGGTATCAAAGTAAATAGTTGTTGTCCAGGGTGGGTAGATAGTGCTATGAATACTGAAGAGTTACCTGATTATGGAGAGGGGGCAAGACCTAAAACATTGTCAGAAGGAGCAGATACTTCTGTTTGGTTAGCAACACTTTCAGAAGATGGACCAACTGCAGGTTTCTATACAGATAGAGAAAGAATAGATTGGTAA
- a CDS encoding diaminopimelate decarboxylase family protein: MSDIKMNPLLNVKDGDLYIEDVNTVEIAEKFGTPLFVVSENILVKNYLAFQNTFQKFYPEGRIRVMAAVKANPTVAVRRVLTQAGCGCDTFGAGELETAIRGGVPYEDIAVNGSIKSDDIIRKAIDLGIHIVLDNKDELGVCQRIAKELGKEAHVMLRIKPYMKDLDEPSDFFPARLIREMTQTVKYGIPTSEVREMLPQFADCSNVKLVGVHTHAGRHSKKPIFWQSLVQSIVDMIKEIHDGVGNNWSPAIVSVGGGFPSDMDKESRVAVTDYETPHMEDFAKVITETFRNGMKAIGLSSDGIILEIEPGRAMYNESGIHLFKVHNMKHETANGMDYQWAETDTSETFLSVGGLNVVPPFDLVACNKAEKEYDTPVDVVGITCNYDCLAEQYKMPQLEKGDTLAFLNTGSYIEPYTCNFNALPRPGMVMVKGDTVEWVKTPETQDEVFSRHVVPERLKDI, translated from the coding sequence ATGAGCGATATCAAAATGAACCCGTTGTTAAACGTTAAAGATGGTGATTTATACATCGAAGATGTAAACACTGTGGAGATTGCAGAAAAATTTGGTACTCCATTATTCGTAGTATCTGAGAATATCTTAGTAAAAAACTACTTAGCGTTTCAAAACACATTTCAGAAATTCTATCCTGAAGGACGTATTCGTGTAATGGCTGCCGTAAAAGCAAACCCAACAGTTGCAGTAAGAAGAGTATTAACACAAGCAGGTTGTGGATGTGATACTTTTGGTGCAGGTGAATTAGAAACAGCAATTAGAGGTGGTGTTCCTTATGAAGATATCGCTGTAAATGGTTCTATTAAGTCTGATGATATTATCCGTAAAGCAATTGATTTAGGTATCCATATTGTTTTGGATAATAAAGATGAGCTGGGTGTTTGTCAAAGAATTGCAAAAGAGTTAGGAAAAGAAGCACACGTTATGCTACGTATCAAGCCTTATATGAAAGACTTGGATGAGCCTTCTGATTTCTTCCCTGCTCGTTTAATTCGTGAGATGACACAAACTGTAAAATACGGTATTCCTACTTCTGAAGTAAGGGAAATGCTACCTCAGTTTGCAGATTGTTCTAACGTGAAATTAGTAGGTGTACATACGCATGCTGGCCGTCATTCTAAAAAGCCTATTTTCTGGCAATCATTAGTGCAGTCAATTGTAGACATGATCAAAGAAATTCATGATGGAGTAGGTAATAACTGGTCGCCAGCAATTGTTTCTGTTGGTGGTGGTTTCCCTTCTGATATGGATAAAGAATCTCGTGTTGCTGTGACTGATTATGAAACGCCCCATATGGAAGATTTTGCAAAAGTTATCACAGAAACTTTTAGAAACGGAATGAAAGCAATTGGTCTTTCTTCTGATGGAATAATCTTAGAAATTGAACCAGGTCGTGCAATGTACAATGAGAGTGGTATCCACTTATTTAAAGTACATAACATGAAACACGAGACAGCAAATGGTATGGATTACCAATGGGCTGAAACAGATACTTCGGAGACTTTCTTGAGTGTTGGTGGTTTAAATGTAGTGCCTCCATTTGATTTAGTGGCTTGTAATAAAGCTGAAAAAGAATACGATACTCCAGTGGATGTTGTGGGTATTACTTGTAACTATGATTGTTTAGCAGAGCAATATAAAATGCCTCAATTGGAGAAAGGAGATACACTTGCATTTCTAAATACAGGATCGTATATCGAACCTTATACTTGTAACTTCAATGCTTTGCCACGTCCAGGTATGGTGATGGTAAAAGGAGATACAGTGGAATGGGTGAAAACACCTGAAACTCAAGATGAGGTATTCTCAAGACACGTTGTTCCAGAAAGATTGAAAGATATCTAA
- a CDS encoding TMEM175 family protein, with protein sequence MTPSENITPRDHTYFLEYVRQLGMLLFAISMTTPVLGLVIFDVETEIVDGDKVMDTQMIWDKPFLPYVAGFLILVIHWFKFVEVHHSMKTTNLNQILITFGYFFLLCLYPYFEMNIEFTSDQPHSRAIFSGVWGLLGIFSYLKLHHAKKNGMLKDELTEGRIKVLSNEILADPVVAIACVGLSYVSFIAWLIGMVVLVPIANYVLARTSIKAGY encoded by the coding sequence ATGACACCATCAGAAAATATAACACCAAGGGATCATACCTACTTTCTTGAATATGTAAGACAGTTAGGAATGCTTCTCTTTGCAATTAGCATGACAACACCTGTATTAGGATTGGTAATTTTTGATGTAGAAACCGAAATTGTTGATGGAGATAAAGTAATGGATACTCAAATGATTTGGGATAAACCTTTTTTACCTTACGTAGCAGGTTTTCTAATTTTAGTAATCCACTGGTTTAAATTTGTTGAAGTACATCATTCAATGAAAACAACAAATCTAAATCAAATACTTATCACTTTTGGATACTTCTTTCTACTGTGTTTGTATCCTTATTTTGAGATGAATATTGAGTTTACTTCAGATCAACCTCATTCAAGAGCAATTTTTAGTGGAGTTTGGGGGTTACTTGGTATTTTTTCTTATTTGAAATTACATCATGCTAAGAAAAACGGAATGCTAAAAGATGAATTAACGGAAGGACGAATTAAAGTCTTATCGAATGAAATTTTAGCAGATCCAGTAGTCGCTATTGCTTGTGTAGGACTTTCGTATGTAAGCTTTATAGCATGGTTAATAGGTATGGTAGTTTTAGTGCCAATTGCCAATTATGTATTAGCAAGAACCAGTATAAAGGCTGGTTATTAA